A DNA window from Suncus etruscus isolate mSunEtr1 chromosome 8, mSunEtr1.pri.cur, whole genome shotgun sequence contains the following coding sequences:
- the C8H11orf71 gene encoding uncharacterized protein C11orf71 homolog, with protein sequence MALSAFTFSAGDQQRPGVATRAPSHPLSPPALALAMVSGDGLLVAHRRVPSESPRLRRPNLPEPEARRTARHSRYSPYAAPRPKLDLLRSVLERRLVAIGGALAARLASA encoded by the exons ATGGCCCTGAGCGCTTTCACCTTCTCCGCCGGCGACCAGCAGCGTCCCGGGGTGGCCACCCGCGCGCCCAGCCACCCCCTCAGCCCGCCCGCCCTGGCGCTGGCCATGGTGTCCGGAGACGGCCTCCTCGTCGCCCATCGTCGCGTCCCCAGCGAGTCGCCCAGGTTGCGGCGACCGAATCTCCCCGAGCCCGAGGCCCGGAGGACGGCCCGC CACTCCCGCTACTCGCCCTACGCGGCCCCCAGACCCAAGCTGGACCTGCTGAGGAGCGTGTTGGAGCGGCGCCTGGTCGCCATCGGGGGAGCCCTCGCCGCCCGCCTGGCGTCGGCCTAG